In one Oryza glaberrima chromosome 2, OglaRS2, whole genome shotgun sequence genomic region, the following are encoded:
- the LOC127762822 gene encoding non-structural maintenance of chromosomes element 4 homolog A-like, which translates to MAEGSSGGGGRQQQQGVAERRLLRSRYLAVKNLISDEKDDMARAGSDTFAAIITQVDCLHELVQRPREQIADAETLLDIANTLVTSVRSQSSEGITPSDFVTAMLKKFGQSGGLDSEAASLRWGDVGLSVSHVFRAAPGCCTMLGPMNTEVKQRKAVVANRKRTARPTENARPEQLAESSEGVKTDTDRNVSVIFDILRRNKRARLENIVLNRCSFAQTVENVFALSFLVKDGRVAINIDDNGHHIVYPRNAPAASAIASGEVSYSHFVFRFDFKDWKLMQEVVPDGEELMPHRNPENIPCAEDHDQADPPELCAQRTPIRKLTRNRGLVMQQDQMVVAETPEEKQPTSKRRRLFRDQQS; encoded by the exons ATGGCGgagggcagcagcggcggcggcgggaggcagcagcagcagggggtTGCGGAGCGGCGGCTGCTCCGGTCGCGGTACCTCGCCGTGAAGAATCTCATCAGCG ATGAGAAGGATGACATGGCGAGGGCGGGCTCCGACACGTTCGCCGCCATCATCACGCAGGTGGACTGCCTGCACGAGCTCG TGCAGAGGCCTAGGGAGCAAATAGCTGATGCAGAAACTCTGTTGGACATTGCAAACACTTTGGTAACATCCGTTAGGTCTCAGTCAAGTGAAGGAATCACTCCCTCTGATTTCGTAACAGCCATGCTGAAGAAATTTGGGCAATCAGGGGGCCTTGATTCTGAGGCTGCCTCATTGCGCTGGGGGGATGTTGGGCTTTCTGTGTCCCATGTCTTCAGGGCTGCACCTGGATGCTGCACTAT GCTTGGACCCATGAATACAGAAGTAAAACAACGGAAGGCTGTGGTTGCCAATAGAAAACGGACTGCGAGGCCAACGGAAAATGCTCGTCCTGAACAG CTTGCTGAATCTTCGGAGGGAGTAAAGACAGACACTGATAGGAATGTGTCTGTCATATTTGATATCCTGAGGAGGAATAAAAGGGCAAGGCTGGAGAACATTGTTTTGAACAGGTGTTCTTTTGCCCAAACTGTTGAGAACGTTTTTGCACTGTCCTTCCTAGTTAAAGATGGCAGGGTGGCAATAAACATAGATGACAACGGGCATCATATAGTCT ATCCTAGAAATGCTCCTGCTGCTAGTGCGATAGCCTCAGGAGAAGTCTCCTACAGCCATTTTGTTTTCAGATTTGATTTCAAAGACTGGAAG CTTATGCAAGAAGTCGTTCCGGACGGGGAAGAACTGATGCCACACAGGAACCCCGAGAACATCCCCTGCGCCGAAGATCATGACCAGGCTGATCCACCGGAGCTATGCGCGCAAAGAACACCCATCAGGAAGCTCACCCGGAACCGGGGCCTGGTGATGCAGCAGGACCAGATGGTGGTCGCGGAGACGCCCGAGGAGAAGCAGCCAACCTCCAAGCGGAGGCGCCTCTTCAGAGACCAACAATCTTGA
- the LOC127762821 gene encoding zinc finger CCCH domain-containing protein 14: MEGGGRKRGKPDGANGAGGKRARESESFQTGVGSKSKPCTKFFSTSGCPFGEGCHFLHHFPGGYQAVAKMTNLGGPAIAPPPGRMPMGNAVPDGPPTPTVKTRLCNKYNTAEGCKWGDKCHFAHGERELGKPMLMDSSMPPPMGPRPTGHFAPPPMPSPAMSTPASFGASATAKISVDASLAGGIIGRGGVNTKQISRVTGAKLAIRDHESDTNLKNIELEGTFDQIKNASAMVRELIVSIGGGAPPQGKKPVGGSHRGGGPGSNFKTKLCENFTKGSCTFGDRCHFAHGENELRKSAAA; the protein is encoded by the exons atggaaggcggcggccgcaAGAGGGGCAAGCCCGACGGTGCGAACGGCGCCGGCGGGAAGCGCGCGCGAG AATCGGAGTCATTTCAAACCGGTGTAGGAAGCAAATCGAAGCCATGCACCAAATTTTTCAG TACCTCTGGTTGCCCCTTTGGTGAGGGTTGCCACTTCCTCCACCACTTCCCTGGTGGCTACCAAGCTGTTGCAAAGATGACCAATCTTGGTGGTCCAGCTATTGCGCCGCCTCCAGGAAGAATGCCAATGGGAAATGCTGTTCCTGATGGGCCACCAACACCCACTGTTAAGACTCGCCTGTGCAACAAGTATAACACTGCAGAGGGATGCAAATGGGGGGATAAGTGCCACTTTGCGCACGGTGAGAGGGAGCTCGGCAAGCCTATGTTGATGGATAGCTCAATGCCTCCCCCAATGGGACCAAGGCCCACTGGTCACTTTGCACCTCCACCAATGCCTAGCCCAGCCATGTCCACTCCAGCAAGCTTTGGCGCTTCGGCCACAGCCAAGATCAGTGTTGATGCATCTCTTGCAGGTGGCATAATCGGGAGGGGTGGGGTTAACACAAAGCAGATATCCAGAGTCACAGGGGCCAAGCTGGCCATCCGTGATCATGAATCAGACACCAACTTGAAAAACATTGAGCTTGAGGGCACATTTGATCAGATCAAGAACGCTAGTGCAATGGTGAGGGAGCTGATTGTCAGCATCGGTGGCGGTGCCCCTCCACAAGGCAAGAAACCTGTGGGAGGATCCCACCGCGGGGGAGGCCCCGGAAGCAACTTCAAGACCAAGCTGTGCGAGAACTTCACCAAAGGGTCGTGCACTTTTGGCGACAGGTGCCATTTTGCCCATGGTGAAAATGAGCTTCGGAAATCAGCTGCTGCTTGA
- the LOC127761997 gene encoding leucine-rich repeat receptor protein kinase MSL1, whose product MVNLQHLQHLDLSDNQLGGPLPASLFDLKMLKVMVLDNNMFSGQLSPAIAHLQQLTVLSISTNSFSGGLPPELGSLKNLEYLDIHTNAFSGSIPASFSNLSRLLYLDANNNNLTGSIFPGIRALVNLVKLDLSSNGLVGAIPKELCQLKNLQSLILSDNELTGSIPEEIGNLKQLEVLNLLKCNLMDTVPLSIGNLEILEGLYISFNSFSGELPASVGELRNLRQLMAKSAGFTGSIPKELGNCKKLTTLILSGNNFTGTIPEELADLVAVVLFDVEGNRLSGHIPDWIQNWSNVSSISLAQNMFDGPLPGLPLHLVSFSAESNQLSGSIPAKICQGTFLQILRLNDNNLTGSIDETFKGCKNLTELSLLDNHLHGEIPEYLALLPLVSLDLSHNNFTGMIPDRLWESSTILDISLSDNQLTGMITESIGKLLSLQSLSIDRNYLQGPLPRSIGALRNLTALSLSCNMLSEDIPIQLFNCRNLVTLDLSCNNLTGHIPKAISHLTKLNTLVLSRNRLSGAIPSELCVAFSRESHSELEYVQHIGLIDLSRNRLTGHIPRAINNCSILVELHLQDNLLSGTIPVELAELRNITTIDLSSNALVGPVLPWPVPLASLQGLLLSNNRLSGSIPSGIGNILPQITMLDLSGNALTGTLPLDLLCKESLNHLDVSDNNISGQIPFSCHEDKESPIPLIFFNASSNHFSGSLDESISNFTKLTYLDLHNNSLTGRLPSAIARVTSLYYLDLSSNDFSGTIPCGICGMFGLTFANFSSNRDGGTFTLADCAAEEGGVCAANRVDRKMPDHPFHVLEATICCIATAIVIVLVVILVVYLRRRRKMLRRRQFVLVPAGDNAMADHETTLSDNLLGRRRMKKREPPSINLATFEHAPVRVTVDEIMRATGNFDGMHVVGDGGFGTVYRAELPGGRRVAVKRLHGVGRRFQGGEREFRAEMETVGKVRHPNLVPLLGYCAAGDERFLVYEYMEHGSLEDRLRGGGGAALGWPERLTICGGAARGLAFLHHGFVPHVIHRDVKSSNVLLGEGLQPRVSDFGLARIISACETHVSTVLAGTLGYIPPEYALAMRCTAKGDVYSFGVVMLELLTGRPPMWSSAEVTAEGDDERGGGGSLVGLVRWMAARGRGGEVFDACLPVSGAEREQMARVLDVARDCTADEPWRRPTMAEVARRVGAIEAMEYGPLVVAVSSGEPPAMP is encoded by the coding sequence ATGGTGAATCTGCAGCATCTCCAGCACCTAGATTTGAGTGATAATCAGCTTGGTGGCCCTCTACCTGCCTCATTATTTGACTTGAAGATGCTGAAAGTTATGGTGCTTGACAACAACATGTTCTCTGGACAACTAAGCCCTGCCATTGCTCACCTTCAGCAGCTCACCGTGCTATCCATATCCACGAATTCCTTCTCTGGAGGCCTCCCTCCAGAGCTAGGCAGTCTGAAGAACCTGGAGTACCTCGACATTCACACAAATGCATTTAGTGGATCAATACCGGCATCTTTCAGTAATCTATCTCGGCTCTTGTACCTTGATGCAAACAATAACAATCTCACCGGATCAATATTCCCGGGAATAAGAGCGTTAGTCAACCTTGTCAAGCTCGATTTATCGTCAAATGGTTTGGTGGGGGCAATCCCCAAGGAGCTTTGTCAACTGAAAAATCTGCAAAGTTTAATCCTATCAGACAATGAGTTAACTGGAAGCATCCCAGAAGAGATTGGTAATCTGAAGCAGCTTGAAGTACTCAATCTCCTCAAATGCAATCTCATGGACACCGTCCCTTTGTCGATCGGCAATCTCGAAATCTTGGAAGGGCTTTATATATCATTCAACAGCTTCAGTGGTGAGCTTCCAGCATCTGTTGGTGAGCTACGCAATCTGAGGCAGCTGATGGCGAAGAGTGCAGGGTTCACTGGGAGCATACCGAAAGAACTCGGCAATTGCAAGAAGCTTACTACTCTAATTCTGTCCGGCAATAACTTCACTGGCACTATACCTGAAGAACTTGCAGATTTAGTTGCCGTTGTCTTGTTTGATGTGGAAGGAAACAGACTCTCAGGCCACATTCCTGATTGGATTCAGAACTGGAGTAATGTTTCATCTATATCGCTTGCGCAGAACATGTTCGACGGACCTCTACCGGGTCTTCCATTACATCTGGTTAGTTTCTCTGCAGAATCCAACCAGCTGTCAGGATCTATCCCTGCCAAGATATGTCAAGGCACCTTTCTGCAGATACTTAGATTGAATGATAACAATCTGACCGGGAGTATCGATGAGACATTTAAGGGATGCAAGAACCTTACTGAGCTAAGCTTGCTAGATAACCATCTCCACGGAGAGATACCAGAATACTTAGCTTTGCTACCACTGGTGTCACTTGATTTGTCACATAACAATTTCACAGGGATGATCCCTGACAGGTTATGGGAATCATCAACCATCTTGGACATCTCTCTCAGTGATAACCAGCTAACTGGCATGATCACAGAGAGCATTGGTAAGCTCTTGAGCTTGCAATCGTTGAGCATCGACAGAAACTACTTGCAAGGACCTCTCCCTCGATCGATCGGCGCTCTAAGGAATCTGACAGCACTGTCTCTCAGTTGCAACATGCTATCTGAGGACATTCCAATACAGCTCTTCAACTGCAGAAACCTTGTCACATTGGACTTGAGCTGTAACAATCTGACAGGGCACATCCCCAAGGCCATATCTCACTTGACAAAGCTCAACACCTTGGTCCTGTCCCGGAATCGGCTGTCAGGCGCTATCCCTTCTGAGCTATGCGTGGCTTTCTCGCGCGAGTCCCATTCTGAATTGGAGTACGTGCAACACATTGGATTGATTGATCTGTCGCGGAACAGATTGACTGGTCACATCCCGAGAGCAATCAACAATTGTTCTATACTGGTAGAGCTACACCTGCAAGACAACTTGTTAAGTGGCACTATACCTGTGGAACTTGCTGAGCTGAGAAACATAACAACCATTGATCTATCTTCCAATGCATTGGTTGGACCTGTCCTTCCATGGCCTGTACCATTGGCAAGCCTCCAAGGCCTTCTTCTGTCTAACAACAGACTCAGTGGCTCCATTCCTTCTGGCATTGGCAACATTCTTCCCCAGATCACAATGCTGGACTTATCGGGTAACGCGCTTACTGGCACTCTTCCATTGGATCTACTCTGCAAAGAGAGCCTAAACCACCTGGATGTCAGTGACAACAACATCTCTGGACAAATCCCATTTTCCTGTCATGAGGACAAAGAATCCCCAATCCCACTGATCTTCTTCAATGCAAGCAGCAACCATTTCTCAGGGAGCCTGGATGAATCGATCTCCAACTTCACAAAGCTGACCTATCTTGATCTCCACAACAACAGCCTCACTGGAAGATTGCCATCAGCAATAGCAAGGGTCACTTCTTTGTACTATCTTGACCTATCAAGCAATGATTTCAGTGGCACCATCCCTTGTGGTATCTGCGGTATGTTTGGCCTGACCTTCGCAAACTTCTCCAGTAACCGCGACGGCGGCACTTTCACCTTGGCAGATTGTGCTGCTGAAGAAGGCGGGGTTTGCGCCGCTAACCGTGTCGATCGAAAGATGCCGGATCATCCGTTCCATGTACTGGAAGCAACCATTTGTTGCATTGCAACGGCCATTGTCATTGTGCTGGTGGTCATCCTGGTGGTTTATCTGAGACGACGGAGGAAGATGTTGAGAAGGAGGCAGTTTGTCCTTGTCCCTGCCGGTGACAACGCCATGGCTGACCATGAGACAACCTTGAGTGACAATCttttggggaggaggaggatgaagaagagggAGCCACCGAGCATCAACCTCGCGACGTTCGAGCACGCGCCTGTGAGGGTCACCGTGGACGAGATCATGAGAGCCACCGGGAATTTCGACGGGATgcacgtcgtcggcgacggcggcttcggCACCGTGTACAGGGCGGAGCTCCCCGGCGGCCGGAGGGTCGCCGTCAAGAGGCTCCACGGCGTCGGCCGCCGGTTCCAGGGCGGCGAACGCGAGTTCCGCGCCGAGATGGAGACCGTCGGCAAGGTGAGGCACCCCAACCTCGTCCCCCTCCTCGGCTactgcgccgccggcgacgagcggttCCTCGTCTACGAGTACATGGAGCACGGCAGCCTGGAGGaccggctgcgcggcggcggcggcgcggcgctcggGTGGCCGGAGCGGCTCACgatctgcggcggcgccgcccgcgggcTCGCGTTCCTGCACCACGGCTTCGTGCCGCACGTCATCCACCGCGACGTCAAGTCCAGCAACGTCCTCCTCGGCGAGGGCCTCCAGCCGCGGGTGTCCGACTTCGGCCTCGCGCGGATCATCAGCGCGTGCGAGACCCACGTCAGCACCGTCCTCGCCGGCACGCTCGGCTACATCCCGCCGGAGTACGCGCTGGCGATGCGGTGCACCGCCAAgggcgacgtgtacagcttcggcgtcgtcATGCTGGAGCTGCTCACGGGGCGGCCGCCGATGTGGTCGTCGGCGGAGGTGACGGCGGAGGGCGACgacgaacgcggcggcggcgggagcctCGTCGGGTTGGTGCGGTggatggcggcgcgcgggcgtggCGGCGAGGTGTTCGACGCTTGCCTGCCGGTGTCCGGCGCGGAGCGGGAGCAGATGGCGCGGGTGCTCGACGTCGCCCGCGACTGCACCGCCGACGAGCCGTGGAGGAGGCCGACCATGGCGGAGGTGGCCAGGAGGGTGGGGGCGATCGAGGCGATGGAGTACGGACCTCTGGTGGTGGCAGTGTCTAGTGGCGAGCCGCCGGCGATGCCATGA